Proteins co-encoded in one Bos taurus isolate L1 Dominette 01449 registration number 42190680 breed Hereford chromosome X, ARS-UCD2.0, whole genome shotgun sequence genomic window:
- the CCDC160 gene encoding coiled-coil domain-containing protein 160: MDARRKHWKENKFAPLFSAQDIPNEAAQLESSSEQMPLDKVKRMEIIFNLSSRKFREENKFKRKEFISQPNENEQESNLIERKINISKTEADTNSVSCESSNLDIATEESFNSTEELPTWVIKELSTPPQKDKKKKFTEGMSSKLRLNLLNEELEVLDMKCKKIEEEFESAEKELLNSKKEVSTKPLNFQEAEVETSKTDWELQALRNDLSEKATNVKNLTEELQQAKEVIHKLSLENKDLKETVRKLKRQTEVGNAFLKEEMKLYYELEMEKIRGELTAIKNELRTEKSLQARNNRALELLRKHFASVMPSGTSDNFMGDFF; encoded by the coding sequence ATGGATGCTAGGAGAAAACACTGGAAGGAGAATAAGTTTGCTCCTCTTTTCAGTGCACAGGATATTCCAAACGAAGCTGCTCAGCTTGAATCTTCTTCTGAACAAATGCCTTTAGATAAGGTCAAGAGaatggaaataatatttaatttgtcTAGTAGAAAGTTtcgagaagaaaataaatttaaaaggaaagaatttatttccCAACCAAATGAAAATGAGCAAGAATCAAATTTAatagagagaaagataaacatttcAAAGACTGAGGCAGACACAAATTCTGTCTCCTGTGAGTCATCTAATTTAGACATTGCAACTGAAGAAAGCTTTAATAGCACAGAAGAGCTTCCTACCTGGGTTATAAAGGAGTTATCAACTCCAccacaaaaagacaagaaaaagaaattcactgaAGGAATGTCTTCAAAACTTCGCCTGAATCTTTTGAATGAAGAGCTGGAAGTGCTTgatatgaaatgcaaaaaaattgaagaggaatttGAAAGTGCAGAAAAAGAACTTTTGAACTCCAAAAAAGAAGTCTCCACAAAACCCCTAAATTTTCAAGAAGCAGAGGTGGAAACCTCCAAGACAGACTGGGAGCTTCAAGCTTTAAGAAATGACCTCTCTGAAAAAGCAACAAATGTTAAAAACTTAACTGAAGAGCTCCAGCAAGCCAAAGAGGTCATCCACAAGTTGAGCCTTGAGAACAAGGATTTAAAAGAAACTGTTAGGAAGTTAAAGCGGCAGACTGAGGTTGGAAATGCATTcctaaaagaagaaatgaaattgtattatgaattagaaatggaaaagatcCGTGGAGAGCTCACTGCCATCAAGAATGAACTGAGAACAGAGAAGAGCCTACAAGCAAGAAATAACAGAGCCCTGGAGTTGCTTAGGAAACACTTTGCTTCTGTAATGCCATCAGGTACCTCTGACAACTTTatgggggattttttttaa